TACCTGTTTGCTCGAAAGTAAAAACATTATTTTTGGAAACACTTTGAGTAACTTTTCCTTCTAGTCTATATAAAGCACTAACGCCTATACTACCATCAATAATTGATGGTTCAAACTCCCCCCGCGTGGTGTGATTAATAACTGTATTATTTAAAGGTATCGTTGTAAACTGAACATTTCTAATTTTATTTTCTGGGATGACAGTTGGAGGAACTAAATATTCATTTGAGTCTGTTTCTTCACCTGTTTGTTTAGTCTGTATTTCTGGCTTGTTTGATGATTCAAAAGAAGGTAAAGGGCTAGAATTTCCTGCTAGTAAATAGTTGGGTATGTCTTGAGATGTAAAGAAAGAACGCTCCGATTGTTGGATCTCAGAGGTAGTATTTGAGAGTGTAGGATTTGGGGTGTTAGCAAGTAGAGGAAATGTGACTTTCGTTTCAATTTCTGATGCGATCGCAAATTCAGTTTGAATATTGATATTGCTAAATGTTTCCGCTTGGCTTGAGGGACAATTACTTAATCCAATAGCTAATGAACTTACAATCACAAAACCGTGAAAGATAGTTGGATAAATAGCAGCAATTCTAGATTGAGTGCTGCATCTATTTTTTAGGGTTAACATTAATAATTTAAAATTTAAAATTTACCAAATAAAAAAGACTGAAAGCCGAAATAACCCTCAGTCTCTTACTGATTTTTGATAAGATTTAGAAAATACTAAATACTACAGAACTTTCTAGCTCTTACTCTGATAATTGATAGTCATATATTTTATCTATTAACCCTGATGAATCTAATTGGTTGGCTTGTGAACTTCCTAGACCCTCGACTGATTCTTCCTCAACGAACACGTCTGTTTCCTGGTAAGCAGCACTCTCTCCAGTTGGGTCTACGTAAGAATGTACTTCAAATGCTGCACCTGTGCCCAGCGCACCCACATTGATGTTGCTATTATTATCTGTCATTGCATAAGAAAAAGCAGAAGTTTTACCAACGGCTGCGGCTCCTACAAGGTAGTCTATACTACCATCAGGGTTAAGATCGAATCCAATACCAACAGCAACACCACCTTGACCACCAAAAGCACTGGGAGCCATACCTGCAAAACTTAACAATACTAAGCCAGCAGTTAGTACAGAAGTAAAGCCCAATCCCAATTTCATAATTAATTCTCCTACAAGCAGTTAAAACTTAATTTGTCTTGTCTTATTTTTCCCATTTTTAATAATTAAATCCAGCAGTAAAAATACGTAATCTTGCAGAATATACCTCTAATCAAACTAAGTAATTTCAACTATTGCTAGTACCCAGAAGCGACGAATTCAGTGTTTATACTATTTTTTTATATCTCCAGAGTAATTTAAGAGATACGATAATTGAAAAAATGTTTAAATCAATGAAATAAACAAATTGAGATTGGGAATATTCAGATATACCAATTATAAAAATTACGCTATTCCTAATAATGACTAGGGATCTGGCATTTATGAGACTTAAACTTTTTCTGAGTCATTTTAAGTCTTTTAATAGTTGGATAAAACCAGCTTTATGCTCGGATCTATTTCACTAACTTCCTCAATTGATTTGTTAGTGAAAAATGCGAAAAAAGCCAAATTACTATTCCTTCTACTTCAATACCCACACATGAATTCTATCAGTAAGCTATTTCGTGACTCTGCCAAGGTATGTATGCCCTTAACTATGGCATTAGCTGGAGCTTTACACGTCATTCCGGCTCAAGCCTTGACTTTTAATTTTAATGCCGCACCTGATATAGATGCTAATGCTCTAGCCGGATTTCAAACAGCAGGAAACTTCTGGTCATCTATCTTTACCGATGATGTTACAATCAACATTGATATTAATTTTTCATCATTAGATCCTGGTGTTTTAGCACAAGCAGGAAGTAATACTGAAGGTTTCTCATATTCAGAGATTGAAAATGCTTTAAAAGCTGACCGAAAATCGGCAGATGATTTTACAGCAGTAGCGAATCTTCCAGGAATTGATATCGGTGCTTTCTCTAAAGCTTTTGCTTTTGTTGGTACTGAAGAAGATGGCTCGCTAACACTAGATCCTGAGACTGAATGGACTGCTGATAATGTATTCTTAGATGTCAACCGAGCTAATGCTAAAGCACTTGGTTTGTTGACTAATGATGGTAGTGCTGATGCTAGTATTACCTTTAATAGCGATTTTAACTTCGACTTCGATCGCAGCAATGGAATCGATAATAACAGCTTCGATTTTATCGGCATCGCTGCTCACGAAATTGGTCATGCATTAGGCTTTGTTAGTGGAGTTGATACTGTAGACTATTTATCTGGTTCTCAGACACCTTATGGTCAGGTAGACCTCGATCCCTATCGAATTTTTAGCGTTTTAGATCTGTATCGCTACTCAGATCTTAGCGTACAAGTCGGTAACTCTTACGGGCTTAATATTTTGGACTTATCAGCCGATACTAGAGATAAATATTTCTCGATTGATGGTGGAGTTACTAATCTAGCTAGTTTTTCTACTGGCAGTATCAATGGGGATGGAAATCAAGCTAGCCACTGGAAAGACGATCTAGGGTTAGGAATCATGGACCCGACGGCTGGTAACGGAGAATTATTAAATATTTCCGCCTTGGATACCCAAGCTTTTGACGTAATTGGTTGGGATACTCAAAGTCAAGCAGTACCAGAACCCACCACTATAATTGGCTCTTTGGTTCTCGGTGCAGGTTTTCTGGCGAAACGTCGTCAACGCCGTAGTTATACCAATTCACCTTGAAAACGCTACAAATCTTGGGTAGGGGCGCAATGCTTTGCGCCCCTACAGATAATTTATATATAGCAAATATTTAGTGATTTGGTATTAGGAGTTTTCAGGCAAAGATAGAGACTGTAAATAAGTCCAAAAGTCTATCAATTCTGCATCTGTT
The sequence above is drawn from the Merismopedia glauca CCAP 1448/3 genome and encodes:
- a CDS encoding NF038122 family metalloprotease — translated: MNSISKLFRDSAKVCMPLTMALAGALHVIPAQALTFNFNAAPDIDANALAGFQTAGNFWSSIFTDDVTINIDINFSSLDPGVLAQAGSNTEGFSYSEIENALKADRKSADDFTAVANLPGIDIGAFSKAFAFVGTEEDGSLTLDPETEWTADNVFLDVNRANAKALGLLTNDGSADASITFNSDFNFDFDRSNGIDNNSFDFIGIAAHEIGHALGFVSGVDTVDYLSGSQTPYGQVDLDPYRIFSVLDLYRYSDLSVQVGNSYGLNILDLSADTRDKYFSIDGGVTNLASFSTGSINGDGNQASHWKDDLGLGIMDPTAGNGELLNISALDTQAFDVIGWDTQSQAVPEPTTIIGSLVLGAGFLAKRRQRRSYTNSP